A part of Solibacillus sp. FSL H8-0538 genomic DNA contains:
- a CDS encoding trypsin-like peptidase domain-containing protein codes for MNCPKCYQKNDEDHKFCASCGEKLNGSRIVKKGIPVWAWLLTLVCCLVSGGVGYGLWDYFNGEQRASNSNYEEISKLNEIETVQPIPVDAVVEKPEDPQQEDDRVALIKGVQQKVYTILASSGQGSGFLYKKGGYVITNAHVVKGEVDVVVRNSSGQESAATVVGISEKYDIALLHVPEYASIEPLAVEPAESSVGLEVIALGSPLGFENSASIGYITGIGRDIEFGFIYKQIYQVDAQIDQGSSGGPLVDAKTGKVVGINSLLITSETSTNFAFSIPLYSMMQQFDQWVISPLTASEVLAVSRVYNYSAPQTTIETDGELAGQYVQSFRVYYEMALNEGDFYWVADMLDVGSIVYKELEDYIGDIAGQGHSFYFTSNEVLDVTQSGGTYYVYMNETFDFYSAKGDYQFYDRYKTYTVITDANGAFKISDIEIH; via the coding sequence ATGAATTGTCCAAAATGTTACCAGAAAAATGATGAGGATCATAAGTTTTGTGCGAGCTGCGGGGAGAAGTTAAACGGGAGTAGGATTGTGAAAAAAGGGATTCCAGTATGGGCGTGGCTCCTGACACTTGTTTGCTGTTTAGTGTCAGGTGGGGTCGGTTATGGATTATGGGATTATTTTAATGGCGAACAAAGGGCGAGCAATTCCAACTATGAGGAAATTAGTAAATTGAACGAAATTGAAACCGTCCAACCAATTCCTGTTGATGCAGTGGTTGAAAAGCCGGAAGATCCTCAGCAAGAAGATGATCGTGTCGCGTTGATTAAAGGTGTCCAACAAAAAGTGTATACGATTCTTGCATCGTCTGGTCAGGGCTCAGGTTTTCTATACAAAAAAGGCGGCTATGTGATTACAAATGCGCATGTTGTAAAAGGGGAAGTGGATGTTGTTGTCCGTAACTCGAGCGGTCAAGAATCTGCGGCAACCGTTGTCGGTATTTCGGAAAAGTATGATATTGCCCTCCTTCACGTACCAGAGTATGCCAGTATAGAGCCACTAGCCGTTGAACCAGCTGAATCTTCAGTCGGATTAGAGGTTATTGCGCTTGGAAGTCCTCTAGGTTTTGAAAATTCCGCGTCCATTGGTTATATTACGGGCATTGGGCGAGATATTGAATTTGGCTTTATATACAAGCAAATTTACCAGGTAGATGCACAAATTGATCAGGGCAGTAGTGGTGGGCCATTAGTGGATGCGAAAACAGGGAAGGTTGTGGGTATAAATTCCTTACTTATTACGAGTGAAACAAGCACAAATTTCGCCTTTTCCATTCCGCTCTATAGCATGATGCAACAGTTCGATCAGTGGGTCATTAGTCCATTAACAGCGAGTGAGGTTCTGGCCGTTTCCAGGGTCTATAATTACAGCGCTCCGCAGACGACAATCGAAACGGATGGCGAGCTTGCCGGGCAATATGTGCAGTCCTTCCGTGTGTATTATGAAATGGCGCTAAATGAGGGCGATTTTTACTGGGTGGCAGACATGCTAGATGTGGGCAGTATTGTCTATAAGGAATTAGAGGATTATATTGGTGACATCGCAGGCCAAGGCCATTCTTTTTATTTTACGAGTAATGAAGTGCTCGACGTCACGCAATCTGGTGGCACCTACTATGTTTATATGAATGAAACGTTCGACTTTTATAGTGCTAAAGGGGACTATCAATTTTATGACCGCTACAAAACATACACGGTCATCACAGATGCTAATGGCGCCTTTAAAATTTCCGATATAGAAATTCATTAA
- a CDS encoding conserved phage C-terminal domain-containing protein — MGIQKDIPEVIDDNVRQWLEHPELYPFLLPTTLFRMSNF; from the coding sequence ATGGGGATACAAAAAGATATACCTGAAGTCATTGATGACAACGTAAGACAATGGTTAGAACATCCAGAGCTTTATCCATTTTTACTTCCTACTACTCTATTTCGAATGTCAAATTTTTAA